Proteins from one Corynebacterium testudinoris genomic window:
- a CDS encoding Rv3212 family protein codes for MSAPLRRTRGDLIATGAITAVCLMAVGGVWATAPIRSSHLTPAATEYVNPGPRTSVPDQLSPAWSRPDVPLPGSRQPLVVDGLVISVEDRSLVAVDPSGSEVWRYDRDLDVCAVAAAWGEVVATYRSNAGCGDVVSIKASTGQYDDTRSSLAPDEVVGISSNDRVGTVAPERLELWRSDLVRTVEYGEVEGIQEPNLQPNPGCQITSALTRTELLAITDFCDGSTWLRLLDATPEESRKPEVLHETLLSSPGARVIAVAQEAAAVYVPGDTPRLIGVDKEGTKLWDRDVPSSPLIDAAADSTAAIAPVVADLPHHMTWFDGERLYLLQPSTLEVAFIIEEAIGPGVAVGDRLLVPVDDGIAVYDWEAGAMEKTIPVDRGTVDGMVSLNVAGDAVVEKRGDSLVGLN; via the coding sequence ATGAGCGCCCCCCTGCGCCGAACACGCGGAGACCTCATTGCCACCGGCGCCATCACGGCTGTGTGCCTGATGGCCGTGGGAGGAGTGTGGGCGACCGCGCCGATCCGTTCCTCTCACCTCACCCCCGCCGCCACCGAGTACGTCAACCCCGGCCCCCGCACCAGCGTCCCGGATCAGCTCTCCCCCGCGTGGAGCCGTCCGGACGTTCCGCTGCCCGGTTCGCGGCAACCGTTGGTGGTGGACGGTCTGGTCATCAGCGTCGAGGATCGCTCCCTCGTGGCGGTGGATCCCAGCGGCTCTGAGGTATGGCGCTACGATCGCGACCTCGACGTCTGCGCCGTTGCTGCGGCCTGGGGCGAGGTCGTGGCCACGTATCGTTCCAACGCCGGTTGCGGTGACGTCGTGTCCATCAAGGCCTCGACCGGCCAGTACGACGACACGCGCAGTTCGCTTGCCCCGGATGAGGTCGTCGGCATCTCCTCCAACGATCGGGTGGGCACAGTCGCTCCTGAGCGCCTCGAGCTGTGGCGCTCCGATCTCGTGCGCACCGTCGAGTACGGCGAGGTCGAGGGCATCCAGGAGCCGAATCTCCAACCCAACCCGGGGTGCCAGATCACCTCGGCGCTCACCCGGACGGAGCTGCTCGCCATCACCGATTTTTGTGATGGCAGCACGTGGCTTCGCCTACTTGATGCCACGCCCGAGGAATCCCGCAAGCCCGAAGTCCTCCACGAGACGTTGCTCAGCTCCCCCGGCGCCCGCGTCATCGCCGTCGCCCAGGAGGCCGCCGCCGTCTACGTGCCGGGCGATACTCCCCGCCTCATCGGCGTGGACAAGGAGGGAACTAAGTTGTGGGATCGGGACGTGCCCTCCTCCCCGCTTATCGACGCCGCCGCAGACAGCACCGCAGCCATCGCACCGGTGGTTGCGGATTTGCCGCACCACATGACGTGGTTCGATGGCGAGCGCCTCTACCTGCTCCAACCCTCCACCCTCGAGGTTGCCTTCATCATCGAAGAAGCCATTGGCCCCGGTGTCGCCGTCGGCGATCGGCTCCTCGTCCCCGTGGACGACGGCATCGCCGTCTACGACTGGGAGGCAGGAGCAATGGAAAAAACCATCCCGGTTGACCGTGGGACGGTCGACGGGATGGTGTCGCTCAACGTGGCGGGAGACGCGGTCGTCGAGAAGCGAGGCGACAGCCTCGTGGGTCTGAACTAG
- a CDS encoding DEAD/DEAH box helicase produces MSASNSSPTFAELGVAAEICEALASQGITHTFAIQELTLPLALDGVDLIGQARTGMGKTLGFGVPLLDRVFDSAEVEELDGTPRALVIVPTRELAVQVGEDLERAAAKLPVRMVTIYGGRPYEEQISALEEGVDVVVGTPGRLIDLYNRGELHLDQVAVLVLDEADEMLDLGFLPDIEKILRALTHEHQTMLFSATMPGPIITLARSFLTKPVHIRAEEVGSAQTHSTTRQVVFQAHRMDKAAVTARIVQATGRGKTIIFARTKRTAAEVAEQLAERGFAVGAVHGDMGQPAREKSLNAFRQGTIDLLVATDVAARGIDIDDVTHVINYQTPDDPMTYVHRIGRTGRAGHSGTAVTLVGYDELPKWQAINDELGLDIPEPPQWFSTSPELLEALDIPTGTSETVGPARKVLGGGAVTRPARPNRTPNRGGRPRRR; encoded by the coding sequence GTGTCTGCATCAAACTCCTCTCCGACCTTCGCCGAGCTCGGCGTGGCTGCGGAGATCTGCGAGGCGCTGGCCTCCCAAGGGATCACCCATACCTTCGCAATCCAGGAGCTGACGCTTCCGCTGGCGCTCGATGGGGTTGATCTCATCGGCCAGGCCCGCACCGGCATGGGCAAGACCTTGGGCTTTGGTGTTCCCCTCCTGGATCGCGTCTTCGATTCGGCTGAGGTGGAGGAACTCGACGGCACCCCGCGCGCGCTGGTCATCGTCCCGACGCGTGAGCTCGCCGTCCAGGTGGGGGAAGATCTGGAGCGCGCGGCCGCCAAGCTGCCGGTCCGGATGGTCACCATCTATGGCGGTCGCCCGTACGAGGAGCAAATCTCCGCCCTGGAGGAAGGCGTCGACGTCGTGGTGGGCACCCCTGGCCGCCTCATTGACCTCTACAATCGCGGCGAGCTGCACCTGGACCAGGTGGCAGTGCTCGTGCTCGATGAGGCCGACGAGATGCTTGACCTGGGGTTCTTGCCCGATATTGAAAAGATCCTCCGGGCGCTCACCCACGAGCATCAGACGATGCTGTTCTCAGCGACGATGCCTGGGCCGATCATCACTCTCGCCCGCAGCTTCCTCACCAAGCCCGTGCACATCCGCGCCGAGGAGGTGGGCTCTGCTCAGACCCACTCGACCACTCGTCAGGTGGTGTTCCAGGCGCACCGCATGGACAAGGCGGCTGTTACCGCCCGCATTGTCCAGGCCACCGGGCGCGGCAAGACCATCATCTTTGCGCGCACCAAACGCACGGCCGCAGAAGTGGCGGAGCAGCTGGCGGAGCGCGGCTTCGCGGTCGGCGCCGTCCACGGCGACATGGGCCAACCAGCCCGCGAGAAGTCGCTCAACGCTTTCCGCCAGGGCACGATCGATTTGTTGGTGGCCACCGATGTCGCCGCCCGCGGCATTGACATCGACGACGTCACCCACGTCATCAATTATCAGACTCCGGATGATCCGATGACCTACGTGCACCGAATCGGCCGCACCGGTCGCGCGGGTCATTCCGGCACCGCCGTCACCCTCGTGGGCTATGACGAGCTGCCGAAGTGGCAGGCCATCAACGATGAGCTGGGGCTCGACATCCCGGAACCGCCGCAGTGGTTTTCCACCTCCCCCGAGCTCCTTGAGGCCCTGGACATTCCCACCGGAACGAGCGAGACCGTCGGGCCTGCCCGGAAGGTGTTGGGCGGTGGAGCCGTCACCCGTCCCGCGCGTCCCAATCGGACCCCCAACCGTGGCGGAAGGCCCCGCCGTCGATGA
- a CDS encoding DUF3107 domain-containing protein produces the protein MDIKIGFVDSPRELVINLESDQQAVVAQVNEALNGDARTLHLVDSKDRAYIISVSRIAYVEVGTPTHRSVGFAGA, from the coding sequence ATGGATATCAAGATCGGCTTTGTAGATTCTCCCCGCGAACTAGTAATCAACCTCGAATCGGACCAGCAAGCGGTGGTTGCCCAGGTCAATGAGGCCCTCAACGGCGACGCTCGCACCCTGCACCTGGTCGATTCGAAGGACCGTGCGTACATCATTTCTGTCTCCCGCATTGCTTACGTCGAGGTCGGTACCCCGACCCATCGCTCCGTCGGTTTCGCTGGAGCCTAA
- a CDS encoding DUF3152 domain-containing protein gives MAKRSRDTLFVSLARELGWRAYAIPVLIVITIWVLVDVFSGAPEGEITADGDLTPTVGSGSAQTPGNSGPNPADSPAQALPPTELPPGGPYAERGDRTYRVVGTPGMQAGEGREKTVTYVVEVENGVDTAGSGGDDALSALVDATLSNPKGWTNDPRFRFVHVAADQEPDMRIQLTSVDTTHAMCGSDLEMETSCHINLDGVSHVVINESRWVRGATTYNGDLGSYRQYLLNHEVGHGIGYAAHEACGSNGELAPIMMQQTLSLNNRELHSFNPDEVYPDNSDTCVFNPWPYPRPAVL, from the coding sequence ATGGCGAAGCGTTCCCGTGACACCTTGTTCGTGAGCCTGGCTCGCGAACTGGGTTGGCGCGCCTACGCCATCCCCGTTCTCATCGTCATCACCATCTGGGTGTTGGTGGACGTGTTTAGTGGTGCGCCGGAGGGGGAGATCACGGCCGATGGGGACCTCACCCCGACCGTGGGTTCCGGCTCGGCGCAGACCCCCGGAAACTCCGGGCCTAACCCGGCGGATTCCCCCGCCCAGGCCCTTCCGCCGACGGAGCTTCCGCCGGGCGGGCCCTATGCGGAACGGGGTGACCGCACCTACCGCGTCGTCGGCACGCCAGGCATGCAGGCGGGCGAGGGGCGCGAGAAGACCGTCACCTATGTCGTTGAGGTGGAAAACGGCGTGGATACCGCCGGCTCCGGCGGCGATGATGCCCTCTCCGCGCTCGTTGACGCCACCTTGTCTAACCCCAAGGGCTGGACCAACGACCCTCGTTTCCGTTTCGTGCACGTCGCTGCTGACCAGGAGCCGGATATGCGCATCCAGCTGACCAGCGTCGACACCACCCACGCCATGTGCGGTAGTGACCTGGAGATGGAAACCAGCTGCCACATTAATCTCGACGGGGTCAGCCATGTCGTCATCAATGAATCCCGCTGGGTGCGGGGCGCGACGACGTACAACGGCGACCTCGGCTCGTATCGCCAATACCTGCTCAACCACGAAGTGGGACATGGCATTGGCTACGCGGCCCATGAGGCCTGCGGCAGCAACGGTGAGCTCGCCCCGATCATGATGCAGCAAACCCTGAGCCTGAATAACCGCGAGCTGCATAGCTTCAACCCCGACGAGGTCTACCCAGACAACTCCGATACCTGCGTCTTCAATCCGTGGCCCTACCCAAGGCCGGCGGTCCTGTGA
- a CDS encoding TIGR02569 family protein, whose amino-acid sequence MALPKAGGPVTGEHAEVVPSHVISAFQGKEGRAERAGHAWDNGWRIGSIVYARSGRVSTGWSAKLRTTLQVEGVRIARPVRSTDGRFVVAGWNASTWIDGELARRVDETVGVAVRLADALAGQAPPPAPEVEDPFVLADRRAWEETAEEYRPLDVPLQVGHADLLASTIYHGTQAPAITDIIPCGAPRPHGYTAALVMVDGLIAGAVDDAIVDRFRHIPDIDQLLLRAVAYRRHLNDLHPDATSNARSHIRRVEDVLMLKLADTL is encoded by the coding sequence GTGGCCCTACCCAAGGCCGGCGGTCCTGTGACCGGGGAGCACGCGGAAGTCGTACCTTCCCACGTCATCTCGGCATTTCAGGGAAAGGAAGGCCGGGCCGAGCGCGCCGGGCATGCCTGGGACAACGGGTGGCGGATCGGTTCCATCGTCTACGCCCGGTCCGGTCGGGTGTCCACCGGCTGGTCGGCGAAGCTGCGCACAACCCTGCAGGTGGAAGGGGTACGCATCGCCCGCCCAGTGCGTTCCACCGACGGTCGCTTCGTCGTGGCTGGGTGGAATGCCTCCACCTGGATCGACGGGGAGTTGGCGCGCCGGGTCGATGAGACCGTTGGCGTCGCCGTGCGCCTGGCGGATGCGTTGGCCGGGCAGGCTCCGCCGCCCGCCCCGGAGGTGGAAGACCCCTTTGTTCTCGCTGACCGCCGGGCGTGGGAGGAGACCGCGGAGGAGTACCGCCCGCTGGATGTTCCGCTCCAGGTGGGGCACGCCGATTTGCTGGCGTCCACGATCTATCACGGCACGCAGGCGCCGGCGATCACGGACATCATTCCGTGCGGGGCCCCGCGTCCGCATGGCTACACCGCCGCTTTGGTCATGGTCGATGGGCTCATCGCTGGTGCGGTCGACGACGCCATCGTCGACCGTTTCCGGCACATTCCCGACATCGATCAGCTTCTCCTGCGGGCAGTTGCTTATCGACGCCACCTCAATGACCTGCACCCCGACGCAACATCGAACGCGCGTTCCCATATTCGACGGGTGGAGGATGTCCTCATGTTGAAGCTGGCTGACACACTATAG
- a CDS encoding ATP-dependent DNA helicase: MSTPAPMYAVDPKVRLVPRRLDLPDRDWPFDLPATGTWRVTGQAGSGVTSLLVDTVVARLATAGVDPSGVLVVAASKESGARIRRELNDRLAGTDFASQAPLVRSVHSLAFALLRDASEEPIRLITGAEQDTVIRELLQGQADDARGSWPAEIRPALTFVGFARQLRDFLLRSAERGLSPERLESLGAQHGRPMWSAAGEFLREYEQTQALSAASSYTSYSASELVGAALDKGVSSRWHTLIVDDAQHLDPTSASLLSQLVPGTELVVIGGDPEQSIFHFRGASPAFLREFPAEHELDVGASRRAPQREVVIVDTRTTQHDLIADTLRRAHLLDGVPWSEMAVIVRSTGQIGAVRRALLGAGVPVHLNPTDVVLAEQRIVASLVLGIRALTESLSPTEVDDLVLGPIGGADPVTLRRLIRGLRRFNPDKRGKDTLIDLLAPEAELPDFGTLLTEREQHILLRIRRVLDAGRAALDAHGSVEEVLWAVWYATGLSDHLLAASLRGGVTGSQADRDLDAVMSLFDAAGDYAERRPTGSLHSFITTITEQELPTGVRDRRSAVPEAVALLTAHGTVGNQWHTVVVAGAQEGAWPSLGETGSLFDQEELVDLLDADVDPNLPISHTADRLKEERRLFHVATSRATHSLLLTGIYAPDADEVTEPSRFLEEFCTAHKLEVQRYASDPAASGKDYEPLHVRLLSSPALLAELRRAVCDPTARSDVRQQAARQLARLAQAGVPGADPEHWWTTTEPSTAQALPSARALSPSRIEGLLTCPLREVVGKLWDEEESPIALTRGNLAHYYLEALGRGVDPEVAQKLVVSGFAQILDDPEWRRDTAEEDFTRLLLRTRQWLDAHRGAHDLVGVEVPLDVEAVDGVRIAGRMDLLSREKDGGVKVVDLKTARTAITKKKLAEHAQLFAYELALGKGALVDGQVVDAPTPDDALHVASGVLLYPGTDTVKITDLEQVARTEEELAEFAALLPPLLAEMTGPLLTARVNDHCSSCQIRAICPVQPEGKLTIDA; the protein is encoded by the coding sequence ATGTCGACTCCTGCCCCGATGTACGCCGTGGACCCCAAGGTCCGTTTGGTCCCCCGCCGCCTGGATCTGCCGGACCGGGACTGGCCCTTCGACCTACCCGCCACCGGCACGTGGCGGGTGACCGGACAGGCAGGGTCCGGGGTGACCAGCCTGCTCGTGGACACGGTCGTCGCGCGCTTGGCCACCGCCGGAGTCGACCCGTCCGGGGTGCTCGTCGTGGCCGCCTCCAAGGAGTCGGGTGCCCGCATCCGCCGGGAGCTCAATGATCGCCTGGCGGGGACGGACTTCGCGTCCCAGGCCCCCCTCGTCCGCTCTGTGCACTCCTTGGCGTTCGCGTTGCTGCGGGATGCCTCCGAGGAACCCATTCGCCTCATCACCGGCGCGGAGCAGGACACCGTCATTCGCGAGCTGCTGCAGGGTCAGGCCGATGATGCGCGCGGGAGCTGGCCAGCGGAGATTCGCCCCGCGTTGACGTTCGTCGGCTTTGCCCGTCAACTGCGCGACTTCCTTCTGCGTTCGGCGGAGCGGGGCCTGTCCCCGGAACGCCTGGAATCCTTAGGTGCCCAGCATGGGCGTCCGATGTGGTCGGCGGCGGGGGAGTTCCTCAGGGAGTATGAGCAAACCCAAGCACTGTCGGCGGCCTCGAGTTACACCAGCTACAGCGCCTCCGAGCTCGTGGGGGCGGCGCTGGACAAGGGGGTGAGCTCACGGTGGCACACCCTCATCGTCGATGATGCCCAGCACCTCGACCCCACGTCGGCCTCGCTGTTGAGCCAGCTCGTCCCGGGCACGGAGTTGGTTGTGATCGGGGGCGACCCGGAGCAGTCGATTTTCCATTTCCGCGGCGCTTCCCCCGCTTTCCTCCGGGAGTTCCCCGCCGAGCATGAACTCGATGTGGGGGCTAGTCGGCGCGCCCCCCAGCGGGAAGTCGTTATCGTCGATACCCGCACCACCCAGCACGATCTCATCGCCGATACACTTCGCCGCGCCCACCTCCTCGATGGGGTGCCGTGGTCGGAGATGGCCGTCATCGTTCGCTCCACAGGTCAGATCGGGGCTGTTCGGCGCGCGCTCCTCGGGGCGGGCGTGCCGGTGCATCTCAACCCGACCGATGTGGTGTTGGCGGAACAACGCATCGTCGCCAGCCTCGTCCTGGGCATCCGGGCGCTCACGGAATCCCTCAGCCCCACCGAAGTCGATGATCTGGTTCTTGGCCCCATCGGCGGCGCCGATCCTGTCACGCTGCGGCGCCTCATCCGCGGCCTGCGCCGGTTCAATCCGGACAAGCGCGGCAAGGACACCCTCATCGACCTCCTCGCCCCGGAGGCGGAGCTGCCCGACTTTGGCACCCTGCTCACCGAACGTGAGCAGCACATCCTTCTGCGCATCCGTCGGGTCCTCGACGCTGGGCGCGCGGCGCTCGATGCCCACGGCAGCGTCGAAGAGGTGTTGTGGGCCGTGTGGTACGCCACCGGCTTGTCGGATCACCTGCTCGCCGCGTCGCTGCGCGGCGGCGTCACCGGCTCCCAGGCCGATCGCGATCTTGATGCCGTCATGTCGCTTTTTGATGCCGCTGGTGACTATGCCGAGCGCCGCCCCACCGGCAGCCTCCACAGCTTCATCACCACCATCACGGAGCAGGAGCTGCCCACCGGAGTCCGCGACCGGCGCTCGGCAGTGCCCGAGGCCGTTGCCCTGCTCACCGCCCACGGCACCGTGGGCAATCAGTGGCACACTGTCGTCGTCGCCGGGGCGCAAGAAGGAGCATGGCCGTCGCTCGGCGAGACGGGTTCGTTGTTTGACCAAGAAGAGCTCGTGGATCTCCTCGACGCCGATGTTGACCCCAACCTGCCGATTTCGCACACCGCCGACCGCCTCAAGGAAGAGCGTCGGCTATTCCACGTCGCCACCAGCCGCGCCACCCACTCGCTGTTGCTCACCGGAATCTATGCCCCCGACGCCGACGAGGTCACGGAGCCGTCCCGCTTCCTCGAAGAGTTCTGCACTGCTCACAAACTGGAGGTGCAGCGCTACGCCAGCGACCCCGCAGCCTCCGGAAAAGACTACGAGCCCCTCCACGTGCGCCTGCTGTCGAGCCCGGCACTCCTCGCCGAACTACGCCGCGCCGTGTGTGATCCCACCGCCCGCAGCGACGTCCGCCAGCAAGCTGCCCGCCAACTCGCCCGACTCGCGCAGGCCGGAGTCCCCGGAGCCGACCCGGAACACTGGTGGACCACGACGGAGCCCTCCACAGCCCAGGCGCTGCCCAGCGCCCGGGCACTGTCCCCGTCGCGCATCGAAGGCCTGCTCACCTGCCCGCTGCGCGAGGTCGTGGGCAAGCTCTGGGACGAAGAAGAATCACCCATCGCCCTCACGCGCGGCAACCTGGCCCACTATTACCTGGAGGCGCTGGGGCGGGGAGTGGATCCGGAGGTCGCCCAGAAGCTGGTGGTATCCGGTTTTGCCCAGATCCTCGATGATCCGGAATGGCGCCGGGATACTGCTGAGGAGGATTTCACTCGCCTGTTGCTGCGGACCCGGCAGTGGTTGGACGCCCACCGCGGGGCCCACGACCTCGTCGGGGTTGAGGTGCCGCTCGACGTCGAGGCCGTCGACGGCGTGCGCATTGCCGGACGCATGGATCTGCTCAGCCGCGAAAAGGACGGCGGCGTCAAGGTCGTCGATTTGAAGACGGCTCGGACCGCCATCACCAAGAAGAAGCTGGCGGAGCACGCTCAGCTCTTTGCCTATGAGCTCGCGTTAGGGAAGGGGGCGCTGGTGGACGGCCAGGTGGTCGATGCCCCCACGCCCGATGATGCCCTCCACGTCGCCTCCGGGGTGCTGCTCTATCCCGGCACCGACACCGTCAAGATCACCGATCTGGAGCAAGTAGCCCGCACGGAGGAGGAGTTGGCGGAGTTCGCCGCCTTGCTTCCCCCGTTGTTGGCAGAGATGACCGGCCCGTTGCTCACCGCGCGAGTCAATGACCACTGCTCTTCCTGCCAGATCAGAGCTATCTGCCCCGTCCAGCCCGAAGGGAAGTTGACCATCGATGCCTAA
- a CDS encoding ATP-dependent helicase: protein MPNAISPELLSKVLGQEHTPTKQQSDIIGADPGPLLVVAGAGAGKTETMAARVVWLIANQIVTPDQILGLTFTRKAAQELSARIRGRLQTLAGTPKIRDLDPSGTLADDVVNLTPTVSTYDAYAAQLVREYGLLVPVEPASRMITAAELHGIAYQVVKDYRGRHSATGQAGTVTERLLRLITDMGNSLATPEDVIEESRAFIKELESLPPYGKKPPEYFTKDQQRWMKAQQERIDQFPLVEQLQQELANLRVTTFNEQMSVAARLASTHASVGQSQRRRFKVVMLDEYQDTSHSQRVLLTSLFGGHTDVTVTAVGDPMQAIYGWRGATSANLKEFVHDFPLDPATGTPAPKRQLTTSWRNPAEVLTLANHVSDQLLGRGPDRPVEELTPRDGAPQGHVSIGYFATAEDEVNAVADLLNEQYLRSQGEKFTAAVLVRKNKHTAEIARALEHRGVPYEVFGLGGLLSLPEIADLVAIATMLIRPQNTPAALRILAGPSVGLGLADLVALRDRARNLTAGADNDQRRLRLGEDVLPEDRLRAQVDAILADPPEQIAGLTDAVADLGERSRYSAEGVRRLEMLSSRLRALRTHSLSKSLPDLFGDIVEVFGIRTEVLARPNTVGPVHLDAFLDSVASYPGDSLAGLLDYFELARQHEDGLAPGDAVVKEDRVQIMTVHKAKGLEWGTVSVLHADKNTYRGNTETFLTQSSRVPDAEVDTSEAENRSQFSKLFEEYREEKKAELAEENARLFYVALTRAEHNLIITASPSGQRPGPYEHLEGLKGLNDTKDKVTVDVLAWEVGEGDVDKQPAEPAETGTFPYLRAEPNAVAGAELVRAAMDELPPLTPGETFDFWERETAALIEEQEALLAPTVEVELPGELTASDLVALRSDAQQFAKRQRRPVPFKPNTFAKRGTAFHQWLEDRFGATALLDEDELPGIDEENVDSAELDDLKEAFARSEWAERTPEQVEQPFEVSIGDTVVRGRMDAVFRDPDDPDGWMIVDWKTGRKPTGEDRQAAIIQLAVYREAWARITGTTEPIRAAFHYVATGETFEPRDLPDRARLEALLVSSTGGND, encoded by the coding sequence ATGCCTAATGCGATCAGCCCGGAGCTTCTCTCCAAGGTTTTGGGGCAGGAACACACTCCGACCAAGCAACAGTCCGACATCATTGGCGCCGACCCAGGGCCACTGCTCGTCGTGGCTGGTGCCGGTGCGGGCAAAACCGAGACGATGGCCGCCCGCGTGGTCTGGTTGATTGCGAACCAGATTGTTACTCCCGACCAGATTCTGGGATTGACGTTTACCCGCAAGGCCGCCCAGGAGCTCAGCGCCCGCATCCGCGGTCGGCTGCAGACCTTGGCGGGAACTCCGAAGATCCGTGACCTCGACCCGAGCGGCACCCTCGCCGATGATGTGGTCAACCTCACGCCGACCGTTTCCACCTATGACGCCTACGCCGCACAACTGGTCCGGGAGTACGGGCTCCTCGTGCCGGTCGAGCCCGCCAGCCGGATGATCACTGCTGCGGAGCTCCACGGCATCGCCTACCAGGTGGTCAAGGATTATCGCGGTCGGCATTCCGCCACCGGCCAGGCGGGGACGGTCACCGAGAGGCTGCTCAGGCTCATCACCGACATGGGCAACAGCCTGGCCACCCCGGAAGACGTCATCGAGGAATCTCGCGCGTTTATCAAGGAGCTGGAATCCCTACCGCCGTACGGCAAAAAGCCCCCGGAGTACTTCACCAAGGACCAGCAGAGGTGGATGAAGGCGCAGCAGGAGCGCATCGATCAATTCCCCCTCGTGGAGCAGTTGCAGCAGGAACTGGCGAACCTGCGGGTGACCACCTTCAACGAGCAGATGTCGGTGGCGGCCCGCCTCGCGTCAACGCATGCCTCGGTGGGGCAGTCCCAGCGCCGGCGCTTCAAGGTCGTCATGTTGGACGAATACCAGGACACCTCCCATTCCCAGCGGGTGTTGTTGACCAGCCTCTTCGGCGGGCACACCGATGTCACAGTCACCGCCGTCGGTGATCCCATGCAGGCGATCTACGGCTGGCGCGGGGCTACCTCTGCCAACCTCAAGGAATTTGTCCACGATTTCCCCCTCGATCCCGCCACGGGCACACCAGCGCCGAAACGCCAGCTGACCACCTCCTGGCGCAACCCCGCCGAAGTGCTCACACTGGCCAACCACGTCAGTGATCAGCTCTTGGGCAGGGGCCCCGATCGCCCCGTGGAGGAGCTGACACCGCGGGATGGGGCACCGCAAGGGCACGTATCCATCGGCTACTTCGCCACCGCCGAGGATGAAGTCAACGCCGTCGCCGACCTGCTCAACGAGCAGTACCTGCGCTCGCAGGGCGAGAAGTTCACCGCCGCCGTGCTCGTGCGCAAGAACAAACACACCGCCGAGATCGCCCGCGCCCTGGAACACCGGGGAGTGCCCTACGAGGTGTTTGGGCTCGGCGGATTGCTGTCGCTGCCGGAGATTGCTGATCTTGTGGCTATTGCCACCATGCTCATCCGGCCGCAAAACACTCCGGCGGCGTTGAGGATCCTCGCTGGCCCCAGCGTGGGGCTCGGCCTGGCCGATCTCGTTGCCCTGCGTGACCGCGCCCGCAATCTCACCGCCGGGGCGGACAACGATCAACGCCGACTCCGCCTGGGAGAGGACGTGCTGCCGGAAGATCGGCTGCGCGCCCAGGTCGACGCGATCCTGGCGGACCCGCCGGAGCAGATCGCCGGCCTGACCGACGCGGTGGCGGACCTGGGTGAGCGTTCCCGCTACTCCGCCGAGGGCGTCCGCCGCCTCGAGATGCTGAGCAGCCGGTTGCGCGCCCTGCGCACGCACAGCCTGAGCAAATCCCTGCCCGACCTGTTCGGTGACATCGTCGAGGTCTTCGGGATTCGCACGGAGGTGCTGGCACGGCCGAACACGGTGGGCCCCGTGCACCTCGATGCCTTCCTCGACTCGGTTGCCTCCTATCCCGGGGACAGCCTCGCCGGATTGCTCGACTACTTCGAGCTGGCCCGCCAACACGAGGATGGCCTCGCGCCGGGTGACGCCGTGGTCAAGGAGGACCGCGTGCAGATCATGACCGTCCACAAAGCCAAGGGCCTGGAGTGGGGCACGGTCAGCGTCCTCCACGCCGATAAGAACACCTACCGGGGTAATACGGAGACGTTTCTCACCCAATCTTCCCGCGTGCCCGACGCCGAGGTGGACACGAGCGAGGCGGAGAACCGCTCCCAGTTTTCCAAGCTCTTTGAGGAATACCGGGAAGAAAAGAAAGCCGAGCTGGCGGAGGAGAATGCTCGCCTGTTCTACGTGGCCCTCACGCGAGCCGAACACAACCTCATCATCACGGCCTCTCCCAGTGGGCAACGGCCGGGACCCTATGAGCACCTGGAAGGCCTGAAAGGCCTGAACGACACGAAAGACAAAGTCACAGTGGATGTGTTGGCCTGGGAGGTGGGGGAGGGGGACGTCGATAAGCAACCGGCGGAGCCGGCCGAGACGGGGACATTCCCCTACCTCCGCGCGGAGCCCAACGCGGTGGCGGGCGCGGAGTTGGTGCGGGCGGCGATGGATGAGCTGCCGCCGCTCACCCCGGGTGAGACTTTCGACTTCTGGGAGCGGGAAACGGCCGCGCTCATTGAGGAGCAGGAGGCGTTGCTCGCCCCGACGGTGGAGGTGGAACTACCCGGCGAGCTCACGGCCTCTGACCTGGTGGCTCTGCGGTCGGATGCGCAGCAATTTGCAAAGCGCCAACGCCGCCCGGTGCCATTCAAGCCGAATACCTTTGCCAAGCGGGGCACGGCCTTCCACCAGTGGTTGGAGGACCGCTTCGGCGCGACGGCGCTGCTGGATGAGGATGAGCTGCCGGGCATCGACGAGGAGAACGTCGATTCGGCGGAACTGGATGATCTCAAGGAGGCTTTCGCCCGGAGCGAGTGGGCCGAACGGACACCGGAGCAGGTGGAGCAACCCTTCGAAGTGAGCATCGGCGATACCGTCGTGCGCGGGCGAATGGACGCGGTATTCCGGGACCCTGATGACCCGGACGGGTGGATGATCGTGGACTGGAAGACAGGCCGAAAGCCGACGGGCGAGGACCGGCAGGCAGCCATCATCCAGCTGGCGGTCTACCGGGAGGCGTGGGCGCGTATCACCGGGACGACGGAGCCGATTCGCGCGGCATTCCATTACGTTGCCACCGGGGAGACCTTCGAACCGCGCGATCTGCCGGATCGGGCCAGGCTGGAGGCACTGCTGGTCTCATCGACCGGTGGAAACGACTAG